In Arvicola amphibius chromosome 1, mArvAmp1.2, whole genome shotgun sequence, one DNA window encodes the following:
- the LOC119823088 gene encoding olfactory receptor 5B3-like, which produces MENKTEVTEFILLGLTNAPELQAPLFIVFTLIYFINMVGNLGMIVLILWDSRLHTPMYIFLGNLSLVDIFYSSAVTPTVVAGLFVGNQVISYSTCAAQMFLFVVFATAENFLLAAMAFDRYAAVCKPLHYTTTMTPTVCACLTVACYAGGFLNSSIHTGDTFRLYFCKSNVVHHFFCDVPAVMVLSCSDRKISEMVLLYGASFVICSALVVILISYTFIFITIFKMRSAAGYQKAMSTCVSHFIAVSIFYGTLIFMYLQPSSSHSMDTDKIVSVFYTMVIPMLNPVVYSLRNKEVKNAFKKVVEKTKYSLGF; this is translated from the coding sequence ATGGAGAACAAGACAGAGGTTACAGAGTTCATCCTTCTAGGACTAACCAATGCACCAGAATTGCAGGCTCCTCTCTTTATCGTGTTCACTCTCATCTACTTCATTAACATGGTTGGAAACTTAGGGATGATTGTGTTGATTCTCTGGGACTCTCGACTCCACACTCCcatgtatatttttcttggtAACTTGTCTCTGGTGGACATCTTTTACTCCTCAGCAGTCACTCCAACAGTTGTTGCTGGACTTTTTGTAGGAAACCAAGTCATTTCCTACAGTACTTGTGCTGCTCAGATGTTCTTATTTGTAGTCTTTGCTACAGCAGAGAATTTTCTCTTGGCTGCAATGGCCTTTGATCGCTATGCCGCAGTGTGCAAACCCCTGCACTACACCACCACAATGACTccaactgtgtgtgcatgtctgactGTAGCCTGCTACGCTGGTGGTTTCCTGAATTCCTCCATCCACACTGGGGACACGTTTAGGCTCTACTTCTGTAAGTCCAATGTGGTCCATCactttttctgtgatgttccAGCAGTCATGGTTCTCTCTTGCTCTGATAGAAAGATCAGTGAGATGGTTCTTCTTTATGGGGCAAGTTTTGTTATCTGTTCTGCACTTGTTGTTATTTTGATATCCTACACATTCATCTTTATCACCATCTTCAAGATGCGCTCAGCTGCAGGATACCAAAAAGCTATGTCCACCTGTGTTTCTCATTTTATTGCTGTCTCCATTTTCTATGGGACACTTATTTTCATGTACTTACAGCCCAGCTCCAGCCACTCCATGGACACTGACAAGATTGTGTCTGTGTTCTACACCATGGTCATCCCCATGCTAAACCCTGTagtctacagcctgaggaacaaagAGGTGAAAAATGCATTCAAGAAAGTTGTAGAGAAGACAAAATATTCTCTAGGCTTTTGA